Proteins from one Caretta caretta isolate rCarCar2 chromosome 12, rCarCar1.hap1, whole genome shotgun sequence genomic window:
- the SDR42E1 gene encoding short-chain dehydrogenase/reductase family 42E member 1 isoform X1, with product MHIENVTKETVLITGGGGYFGFRLGCALYEKGVDVILFDVLKPIQPVPEGVKFIQGNVCCLSEVEKALRDVICVFHIASYGMSGREQLNRKLIEDVNVRGTENIIQACRKTGVSSLIYTSTYNVVFGGQVIENGDESLPYLPLHLHPDHYSRTKSLAEMKVLQANDTELEEGKGVLRTCALRPAGIYGPGEQRHLPRIVSYIERGLFKFVYGDPLSLVEFVHVDNLVQAHILASEALKATKQHIAAGQAYFISDGKPINNFEFFRPLVEGLGYQFPTVRVSLSVVYFSAFLTEMVHFFVGRIYNFQPLLTRTEVYKTGITHYFSMEKARKELGYKPEQFSLTEVVEWFKSQGHGRKLRIYTIKHLIRDGGLILLLAAVVLSWLPAAVTLSV from the exons ATGCACATAGAAAATGTGACCAAGGAAACAGTCCTTATTACAGGAGGAGGTGGTTACTTTGGTTTCCG TTTAGGTTGTGCCCTATACGAAAAGGGAGTTGACGTGATTCTCTTTGATGTCCTGAAGCCAATCCAACCTGTGCCAGAGGGAGTGAAGTTCATACAGGGGAATGTCTGCTGTCTCTCTGAAGTGGAAAAAGCTCTCAGAGATGTAATCTGTGTATTCCATATTGCTTCCTATGGAATGTCTGGCAGGGAGCAGCTGAACCGAAAACTTATAGAAGACGTTAATGTGAGaggaacagaaaatatcatcCAGGCTTGCAGGAAAACAGGAGTGTCAAGTCTGATTTATACAAGTACATACAATGTAGTCTTTGGGGGCCAAGTTATAGAAAACGGGGATGAATCTCTGCCTTATCTACCACTTCACCTTCATCCTGATCACTACTCCCGGACCAAGTCTTTAGCTGAGATGAAAGTGCTGCAGGCAAATGACACTGAACTTGAAGAAGGGAAAGGTGTGTTAAGGACCTGTGCTCTCCGACCAGCAGGCATCTATGGGCCCGGAGAGCAAAGGCATCTTCCAAGAATAGTTAGCTACATTGAAAGGGGATTGTTTAAATTTGTATATGGAGACCCTCTGAGTTTAGTGGAATTTGTCCATGTAGATAACCTAGTTCAGGCTCATATCCTTGCTTCAGAGGCACTCAAAGCCACTAAACAGCACATAGCTGCAGGCCAAGCTTACTTCATTTCAGATGGCAAGCCAATAAACAACTTTGAATTTTTCCGACCTTTAGTTGAAGGCTTGGGTTACCAATTCCCAACTGTTCGTGTGTCTCTCTCCGTTGTATATTTTTCTGCATTCCTAACTGAAATGGTCCATTTTTTTGTAGGACGAATTTATAattttcagcctctcctcactcGCACTGAGGTTTACAAAACTGGCATCACACATTATTTCAGCATGGAAAAGGCCAGGAAAGAACTAGGGTACAAACCTGAGCAGTTTAGTCTGACCGAAGTAGTTGAGTGGTTTAAATCTCAGGGACATGGAAGAAAACTCAGAATCTATACTATAAAACATCTGATTAGGGATGGAGGGTTGATCTTGCTGTTGGCCGCAGTGGTGCTCTCATGGCTTCCAGCAGCAGTAACACTCTCTGTTTGA
- the SDR42E1 gene encoding short-chain dehydrogenase/reductase family 42E member 1 isoform X2, whose amino-acid sequence MEAAQLTLAIRSTLNTTRIIQQYMQHQNLTKRNRARRRRQRGHMSDQDMDTDFSESMGPANACIMVLMGQVHAVERRFWARETSTDWWDRIVLQVWDDSQWLRNFHMRKGTFMELCDLLSPALRRMNTKMRAALTVEKRVAIALWKLATPDSYWSVGNQFGVGKSTVGAAVMQVAHAIKDLLISRVVTLGNVQVIVDGFAAMGFPNCGGAIDGTHIPILAPEHQAAEYINRKGYFSIVLQALVDRRGRFTNINVGWPGKVHDARIFRNSGLFQKLQEGTLFPDQKITVGDVEMPICILGDPAYPLMPWLMKPYTGSLDSSQELFNYRLSKCRMVVECAFGRLKARWRSLLTRLDLSETNIPTVITACCVLHNICESKGETFMAG is encoded by the coding sequence atggaggccgctcagctcactttggcaattaggagcacattaaacaccacacgcattatccagcagtatatgcagcaccagaatctgacaaagcgaaaccgggcgaggaggcgacgtcagcgcggtcacatgagtgatcaggacatggacacagatttctctgaaagcatgggccctgccaatgcatgcatcatggtgctaatggggcaggttcatgctgtggaacgccgattctgggctcgggaaacaagcacagactggtgggaccgcatagtgttgcaggtctgggacgattcccagtggctgcgaaactttcacatgcgtaagggcactttcatggaactttgtgacttgctttcccctgccctgaggcgcatgaataccaagatgagagcagccctcacagttgagaagcgagtggcgatagccctgtggaagcttgcaacgccagacagctactggtcagttgggaatcaatttggagtgggcaaatctactgtgggggctgctgtgatgcaagtagcccacgcaatcaaagatctgctgatatcaagagtagtgaccctgggaaatgtgcaggtcatagtggatggctttgctgcaatgggattccctaactgtggtggggctatagacggaacccatatccctatcttggcaccggagcaccaagccgccgagtacataaaccgcaaggggtatttttcgatagtgctgcaagctctggtggatcgcaggggacgtttcaccaacatcaacgtgggatggccgggaaaggtgcatgatgctcgcatcttcaggaactctggtctgtttcaaaagctgcaggaagggactttattcccagaccagaaaataactgttggggatgttgaaatgcctatatgtatccttggggacccagcctaccccttaatgccatggctcatgaagccgtacacaggcagcctggacagtagtcaggagctgttcaactacaggctgagcaagtgcagaatggtggtagaatgtgcatttggacgtttaaaggcgcgctggcgcagtttactgactcgcttagacctcagcgaaaccaatattcccactgttattactgcttgctgtgtgctccacaatatctgtgagagtaagggggagacgtttatggcggggtag
- the LOC125645322 gene encoding uncharacterized protein LOC125645322 codes for MMESQNRKRAPAWTEREVRDLIAVWGEESVLSELRSSFRNAKTFVKISQGMKDRGHNRDPKQCRVKLKELRQAYQKTREANSRSGSEPQTCRFYDELHAILGGSATTTPAVLFDSFNGDGGNTEAGFGDEEDDDEEEVVDSSQQASGKTGFPDSQELFLTLDQEPVPPEPTQGCLLDPAGGEGTSAACVSMITGSSPSQRLVKLRKKKKRTRDEMFSELMLSSHTDRAQTNAWRQIMSECRKAQNDREERWRAEESKWRAEDRAEAQMWRQRDERRQDSVLRLLEDQTSMLQCMVELQQRQLEHRLPCSPSVTNRPPPQVP; via the exons atgatggagtcccagaatcgcaaaagagctccagcatggaccgaacgggaggtacgggatctgatcgctgtttggggagaggaatccgtgctatcagaactccgttccagttttcgaaatgccaaaacctttgtgaaaatctcccagggcatgaaggacagaggccataacagggacccgaagcagtgccgcgtgaaactgaaggagctgaggcaagcctaccagaaaaccagagaggcgaacagccgctctgggtcagagccccaaacatgccgcttctatgatgagctgcatgccattttagggggttcagccaccactaccccagccgtgttgtttgactccttcaatggagatggaggcaatacagaagcaggttttggggacgaagaagatgatgatgaggaggaggttgtagatagctcacagcaagcaagcggaaaaaccggttttcccgacagccaggaactgtttctcaccctagaccaggagccagtaccccccgaacccacccaaggctgcctcctggacccagcaggcggagaagggacctctg ctgcatgtgtttcaatgatcacaggatcttctccttcccagaggctagtgaagcttagaaagaaaaaaaaacgcactcgcgatgaaatgttctccgagctcatgctgtcttcccacactgacagagcacagacgaatgcgtggaggcaaataatgtcagagtgcaggaaagcacaaaatgaccgggaggagaggtggcgggctgaagagagtaagtggcgggctgaagacagggctgaagctcaaatgtggcggcagcgtgatgagaggaggcaagattcagtgctgaggctgctggaggaccaaaccagtatgctccagtgtatggttgagctgcagcaaaggcagctggagcacagactgccatgcagcccctctgtaaccaaccgccctcctccccaagttccatag